In a single window of the Niabella ginsenosidivorans genome:
- a CDS encoding 6-bladed beta-propeller, producing MRKLLVVCGVMIGWLTAYGQSKTLYIDPDKTTGAPASRVFEEMQFIPLQTTKKSIFGAIRQLVVTKDYFVVLDGDTDALYFFSKKGAFIYKYKIKRFRIQNIQLDHSKNALLIFSQNKNYTIPSVKIQQYLEPDSKKDVSRYVKATYFFLDNVPAAKTQDIKNFRYAFTNPVLFDTDRFATSFIKAKKNSRDTLDYQLKIINQTTQLHSYFPYNKQSESAFYFAGAAQCTIMPTHNDSVLFVTRPFRYQIYTLTPSVLKESYKLILPIENAIPASFFSANFQSRGEMDTYKMEHASYASQIDNVIRFNNLIFFNLRLFNGYKRYIFNSKLDLIYDYNKISTDSATCYLPLYGTTIKGFDENYIYLSLSAKSVLNAKKNIQNRTPQCTNGALNQFLQTGKGTDNPVLIRLKPKKDQQGE from the coding sequence ATGAGGAAATTATTAGTTGTTTGCGGGGTAATGATCGGATGGCTTACTGCTTACGGCCAGTCCAAAACCCTGTACATTGATCCTGATAAAACAACAGGCGCCCCTGCTTCCCGCGTATTTGAAGAGATGCAGTTCATTCCTTTACAAACAACAAAAAAAAGCATTTTTGGCGCTATTAGGCAATTGGTGGTCACTAAGGATTATTTTGTTGTACTGGACGGAGATACGGATGCGTTGTATTTCTTCAGCAAAAAAGGAGCCTTCATCTACAAATACAAAATAAAAAGGTTTCGTATACAGAATATTCAGTTGGATCATTCAAAAAATGCGCTTCTCATTTTCAGTCAGAATAAAAATTACACAATTCCTTCTGTTAAAATACAGCAATACCTGGAACCGGATTCAAAAAAAGACGTATCCCGGTATGTGAAAGCAACCTATTTCTTCCTGGACAATGTACCCGCTGCAAAGACACAGGACATTAAAAACTTCCGGTATGCCTTTACCAACCCTGTTTTATTTGATACAGACAGGTTTGCCACCAGCTTTATAAAGGCAAAAAAAAACAGCAGGGACACACTGGACTATCAGCTGAAGATCATTAACCAAACAACACAGCTGCATAGCTATTTTCCTTATAACAAGCAATCCGAATCTGCTTTTTATTTTGCCGGAGCGGCCCAGTGCACCATTATGCCAACACACAATGACTCCGTATTATTTGTTACACGCCCCTTCCGTTACCAGATCTATACGCTTACACCTTCTGTGTTAAAAGAGAGTTATAAGCTTATATTGCCAATAGAGAACGCTATACCGGCTTCCTTTTTTTCAGCCAACTTCCAAAGCCGTGGAGAAATGGATACTTATAAAATGGAACATGCCTCTTATGCCAGCCAGATTGATAATGTGATCCGTTTCAACAACCTGATCTTCTTTAATCTCCGCCTGTTCAATGGGTACAAGCGGTACATTTTCAACAGCAAGCTGGATCTTATTTATGATTATAACAAAATATCCACGGACAGCGCTACCTGTTACCTGCCCCTGTATGGCACTACCATAAAAGGATTTGATGAAAACTATATTTACCTGAGCCTTTCTGCAAAAAGCGTATTGAACGCTAAAAAGAATATTCAGAACAGAACACCCCAATGCACCAACGGGGCATTGAATCAATTTCTGCAAACCGGTAAAGGAACGGACAATCCGGTATTGATCCGTTTAAAACCCAAAAAAGACCAGCAAGGCGAATGA